Within Rhipicephalus microplus isolate Deutch F79 chromosome 9, USDA_Rmic, whole genome shotgun sequence, the genomic segment GGTGCAGCGCGCCGCTCTGAACAGGATCGCCATTCGATGCCCTGATCGCCGCTGCTGGCAGTCGCTCGATTAATTGCTGCAGCAGTTGCGTCTCACTTACCAGGCAAGGCCCAGCCATCGCCTTCGCTCTCTCAAGGGTTAGGACTCGAGCACCAGCCTCGAGCTTTCCCACCCAGCTGACGTCGTTGACCCTGCATCATCTTACTGCCAACAATTGACCATGCAAAATCACGGTGCCACTGCCACCACCTCTCACGAACAGCGCAACGCGCTTCGGAGGGTCGCCGAAGAGGAGTCGACGTTGCGCTACCGGTTGCGCAACCAGAACTTCTGTCTCGTCGTCCTCCTGCTCGTAGGTGTGCTCACGGTGACTTGCGCCTGCGGAGCCATCGTCTACGCCATCGTCGAGCACTTCTGGACGCCCCTCAGAGACGTCGATGAGGCGTCGGGCTCTGGCACCCCGTCGGCCGGAGGCAACAGCTTGGTGCTCGGGTCACACGCCGCCGAAGTCGAAATGCAGCGGCTGCCGCAATCCGATCAAACGGGTCGCGGCGCCGTCTTCTGCTTCGTCAACCACAGCGTTTCTTCGGGTTCTCCGCACCGCTTTGAGGTAGACAACGTGACAGCCACCCTCTGCGACGCGCTCGTCTTCGTCTCTGTCAGCCTGGTACCTCAGGCGAGCGGGCTCAGCTTCAGGCGACCGACTCACGATGCCGAAATGCTCCAAGGCCTGGTCTCACTCTCCGGTACAACGGCAGCGTGGGCTTGCGTCGGTGGGGAGCCCTCAGACAGCGCCGACTTCCAGTGGCTGGTGAGCGATCGCAAGATGAGGCTCGCCTTCTTTCACAACGCCGTGGCTTGGTCGCGCCGCATGGGTGTCGCTGGCCTGCTGCTCTACTGGAAGTACCCTCCACGCCAGAGCCGCTCCAGCTACAATACCTTCATCAACACTATGCGTGCCGTCTTCGAGAGGGACTCGCTACGACTGAGCGTGGTTCTGCCGTGGGCTATGACCACGCGGCGGGACGGCTACTTCGTGCGGTCACTGTaccaccacctcgagttcgtcgTGGTCGACACGCACCGAACGGTGGACCCACGCTCATTTCCGGTGACCTCGTGCCAGACTCCCATGCGAGCGGCTTTTAGGGCGCAGAACCACGGACAGGTCGGCCTGTCTTCGGTGCTCGACGATCTCTCAATGGACGCCGACCACTTTCTTGTAAAGACGGTGATGAGCGTCTCGCTGTCGGCGGTCACGTTCACCCTCAGAAGGCCGTGGTTCAAGCGCGTGGCACCCGGTATGAGCGCCGCGGGTCCCGGC encodes:
- the LOC142771895 gene encoding chitinase-like protein 3, which gives rise to MQNHGATATTSHEQRNALRRVAEEESTLRYRLRNQNFCLVVLLLVGVLTVTCACGAIVYAIVEHFWTPLRDVDEASGSGTPSAGGNSLVLGSHAAEVEMQRLPQSDQTGRGAVFCFVNHSVSSGSPHRFEVDNVTATLCDALVFVSVSLVPQASGLSFRRPTHDAEMLQGLVSLSGTTAAWACVGGEPSDSADFQWLVSDRKMRLAFFHNAVAWSRRMGVAGLLLYWKYPPRQSRSSYNTFINTMRAVFERDSLRLSVVLPWAMTTRRDGYFVRSLYHHLEFVVVDTHRTVDPRSFPVTSCQTPMRAAFRAQNHGQVGLSSVLDDLSMDADHFLVKTVMSVSLSAVTFTLRRPWFKRVAPGMSAAGPGHPFGRTNQSGLASYYDVTTALSGNASWRRETHAFSRCSIARLGDQWMGVEDQGSLLAKRSMVRRTAGLAVWDLPMDDFAGELGPPWPLLHVAYDLVHG